A portion of the Apus apus isolate bApuApu2 chromosome 3, bApuApu2.pri.cur, whole genome shotgun sequence genome contains these proteins:
- the ZBTB2 gene encoding zinc finger and BTB domain-containing protein 2 isoform X1: MEVICFSEIKKMDLANHGLILLQQLNAQREFGFLCDCTVAIGDVYFKAHKSVLASFSNYFKMLFVHQTSECVRLKATDIQPDIFSYLLHLMYTGKMAPQLIDPVRLEQGIKFLHAYPLIQEASLASQGTFSHPDQVFPLASSLYGIQIADHQIRHPTKVTSGTDKLGREPRPQTSRMNQEQVSEGSQLSQLATTLPQVTRTNMSTSDPLPSSLSPELVSAAGNNSPAGEEANMEASSSDEQPASLTIAHVKPSIMKRNGSFPKYYACHLCGRRFNLRSSLREHLQIHTGVPFTSSQQGESNISLSLCNNTADKDAVEVPEAGMISDSELQQISDSPIIDGQQQSETPPPSDIADIDNLEQADQEREVKRRKYECSICGRKFIQKSHWREHMYIHTGKPFKCSTCDKSFCRANQAARHVCLNQSMDTYTMVDKQTLELCTFEEGSQMDNMLVQTNKPYKCNLCDKTFSTPNEVVKHSCQNQNSVFTLEEDRSILLGGGDTEATETDNAVLASIKKEQEAVLLD, encoded by the exons ATGGAAgtcatttgcttttcagagattaaaaaaatggatttgGCCAACCATGGACTTATTCTGCTGCAGCAACTAAATGCTCAGAGGGAGTTCGGTTTCCTCTGTGACTGCACAGTTGCTATTGGTGATGTCTACTTCAAGGCACACAAATCGGTCCTTGCTTCTTTCTCCAACTACTTCAAGATGTTGTTTGTTCATCAAACCAG TGAATGTGTCCGTTTGAAAGCAACTGACATACAGCCAGATATCTTCAGTTATCTCTTGCATTTGATGTACACTGGGAAGATGGCACCACAACTCATTGACCCAGTTCGACTAGAACAGGGAATAAAGTTTCTGCATGCATATCCACTAATTCAAGAGGCCAGCCTTGCAAGTCAGGGAACTTTTTCTCACCCGGATCAAGTTTTTCCATTAGCATCTTCATTATATGGCATTCAGATCGCAGATCACCAGATAAGACATCCCACTAAGGTTACATCAGGAACTGACAAACTCGGGCGAGAACCAAGACCACAGACATCACGGATGAACCAAGAGCAGGTTTCTGAAGGTTCACAGCTCTCGCAGTTAGCTACCACTCTGCCACAAGTGACCAGGACAAACATGTCCACTTCTGACCCATTGCCATCTTCTTTATCTCCAGAATTGGTGTCTGCTGCTGGTAATAACTCACCTgcaggagaagaggccaacatgGAAGCATCTTCTTCAGATGAACAGCCTGCCTCACTCACAATAGCACATGTCAAGCCAAGCATTATGAAAAGGAATGGAAGCTTCCCAAAATACTATGCCTGCCACCTCTGCGGCCGCCGGTTCAATTTGCGAAGTAGTTTGCGTGAGCACTTGCAGATTCACACAGGGGTTCCCTTCACGTCTAGCCAGCAAGGAGAAAGCAATATATCTTTGTCTCTCTGTAACAACACAGCTGATAAAGATGCTGTGGAAGTGCCTGAAGCAGGGATGATTAGTGACAGCGAGCTGCAGCAGATCTCAGACTCCCCGATAATTGATGGCCAGCAGCAGTCAGAGACACCACCCCCCTCTGATATTGCAGACATAGACAACTTGGAGCAGGCAGATCAAGAGAGGGAAGTAAAAAGACGGAAATACGAGTGTTCCATCTGTGGTCGcaaatttattcagaaaagcCACTGGAGGGAGCACATGTACATACACACTGGTAAGCCCTTCAAGTGCAGCACTTGTGACAAAAGCTTTTGTAGGGCTAACCAGGCTGCCAGACACGTGTGCCTAAACCAGAGCATGGACACGTACACCATGGTGGACAAACAGACTCTGGAACTCTGTACTTTTGAGGAAGGCAGTCAAATGGACAACATGCTAGTACAGACCAACAAGCCCTACAAATGTAACTTGTGTGACAAAACGTTTTCAACTCCCAATGAAGTAGTCAAACATTCGTGCCAAAATCAAAACTCTGTCTTTACGCTAGAAGAAGATCGCTCCATTCTGCTAGGTGGTGGGGACACAGAAGCCACAGAGACTGATAATGCAGTGTTAGCCTCCAtcaaaaaggagcaggaagcagTGTTGTTAGACTGA
- the ZBTB2 gene encoding zinc finger and BTB domain-containing protein 2 isoform X2, protein MDLANHGLILLQQLNAQREFGFLCDCTVAIGDVYFKAHKSVLASFSNYFKMLFVHQTSECVRLKATDIQPDIFSYLLHLMYTGKMAPQLIDPVRLEQGIKFLHAYPLIQEASLASQGTFSHPDQVFPLASSLYGIQIADHQIRHPTKVTSGTDKLGREPRPQTSRMNQEQVSEGSQLSQLATTLPQVTRTNMSTSDPLPSSLSPELVSAAGNNSPAGEEANMEASSSDEQPASLTIAHVKPSIMKRNGSFPKYYACHLCGRRFNLRSSLREHLQIHTGVPFTSSQQGESNISLSLCNNTADKDAVEVPEAGMISDSELQQISDSPIIDGQQQSETPPPSDIADIDNLEQADQEREVKRRKYECSICGRKFIQKSHWREHMYIHTGKPFKCSTCDKSFCRANQAARHVCLNQSMDTYTMVDKQTLELCTFEEGSQMDNMLVQTNKPYKCNLCDKTFSTPNEVVKHSCQNQNSVFTLEEDRSILLGGGDTEATETDNAVLASIKKEQEAVLLD, encoded by the exons atggatttgGCCAACCATGGACTTATTCTGCTGCAGCAACTAAATGCTCAGAGGGAGTTCGGTTTCCTCTGTGACTGCACAGTTGCTATTGGTGATGTCTACTTCAAGGCACACAAATCGGTCCTTGCTTCTTTCTCCAACTACTTCAAGATGTTGTTTGTTCATCAAACCAG TGAATGTGTCCGTTTGAAAGCAACTGACATACAGCCAGATATCTTCAGTTATCTCTTGCATTTGATGTACACTGGGAAGATGGCACCACAACTCATTGACCCAGTTCGACTAGAACAGGGAATAAAGTTTCTGCATGCATATCCACTAATTCAAGAGGCCAGCCTTGCAAGTCAGGGAACTTTTTCTCACCCGGATCAAGTTTTTCCATTAGCATCTTCATTATATGGCATTCAGATCGCAGATCACCAGATAAGACATCCCACTAAGGTTACATCAGGAACTGACAAACTCGGGCGAGAACCAAGACCACAGACATCACGGATGAACCAAGAGCAGGTTTCTGAAGGTTCACAGCTCTCGCAGTTAGCTACCACTCTGCCACAAGTGACCAGGACAAACATGTCCACTTCTGACCCATTGCCATCTTCTTTATCTCCAGAATTGGTGTCTGCTGCTGGTAATAACTCACCTgcaggagaagaggccaacatgGAAGCATCTTCTTCAGATGAACAGCCTGCCTCACTCACAATAGCACATGTCAAGCCAAGCATTATGAAAAGGAATGGAAGCTTCCCAAAATACTATGCCTGCCACCTCTGCGGCCGCCGGTTCAATTTGCGAAGTAGTTTGCGTGAGCACTTGCAGATTCACACAGGGGTTCCCTTCACGTCTAGCCAGCAAGGAGAAAGCAATATATCTTTGTCTCTCTGTAACAACACAGCTGATAAAGATGCTGTGGAAGTGCCTGAAGCAGGGATGATTAGTGACAGCGAGCTGCAGCAGATCTCAGACTCCCCGATAATTGATGGCCAGCAGCAGTCAGAGACACCACCCCCCTCTGATATTGCAGACATAGACAACTTGGAGCAGGCAGATCAAGAGAGGGAAGTAAAAAGACGGAAATACGAGTGTTCCATCTGTGGTCGcaaatttattcagaaaagcCACTGGAGGGAGCACATGTACATACACACTGGTAAGCCCTTCAAGTGCAGCACTTGTGACAAAAGCTTTTGTAGGGCTAACCAGGCTGCCAGACACGTGTGCCTAAACCAGAGCATGGACACGTACACCATGGTGGACAAACAGACTCTGGAACTCTGTACTTTTGAGGAAGGCAGTCAAATGGACAACATGCTAGTACAGACCAACAAGCCCTACAAATGTAACTTGTGTGACAAAACGTTTTCAACTCCCAATGAAGTAGTCAAACATTCGTGCCAAAATCAAAACTCTGTCTTTACGCTAGAAGAAGATCGCTCCATTCTGCTAGGTGGTGGGGACACAGAAGCCACAGAGACTGATAATGCAGTGTTAGCCTCCAtcaaaaaggagcaggaagcagTGTTGTTAGACTGA